Proteins encoded by one window of Lasioglossum baleicum chromosome 4, iyLasBale1, whole genome shotgun sequence:
- the LOC143208013 gene encoding uncharacterized protein LOC143208013 isoform X1, giving the protein MSCNVTPLKKYAEISYRVKCVSVENERVFGDVYVTQQTRNLLYCADGYQFPSLYARRKCNLIQRDWQGPDFMELNKKKPIRRASIAPAKPPRKCLKRSKSVGDTRHMAQHDCKNNGTANTETEVRNPKTYPSPLPDAPSGKERSVSSLVDQLLLDIYGLPDGDRGRSESDSTASSLKARPQHRQLQKARLLWKSTSELQILIRNLRDHINHTGSLLIRQLRRKDYLSIKREKQCDIITAYLQAYSRKHIEDTKMRFSLTPQPGESGFIQWLDAMKMVARLQGGIPPEFRKKLWLTLAERHLEQRGVDWKQAEKVCFNEWSNPDDEELGIQIVKDLHRTGCSLFCGAAGRDNQAVLRRVLLGFARWNKSVGYCQGLNVLAALVLQVMDRAESAAVKVMIYLIEGVLPEGYFADNLRGLSVDMAVFRDLLRTRLPKLSKHLEALQNDAKDKATGYSFSSNSYEPPLTNVFTMQWFLTLFCHCLPQEAVLRVWDLIFLEGDEILLRTALTIWEGLSDRIMTVTSADEFYSIMGVLTREMLEFTDTNNLIKNIVSMGPLQGVTGLREKHRYNITPWARKLSDDDDSDTEEDERLAVAAAMFSMAQRLKKDMLVDRIPQTIGALQAMAPSSDRERLALDISTLKQQYAKLRERQRQAHIILSAACARQTMVPPPTSQAMNHLLVGKNALVSAKNRPLSLPSGTAQAKTRPTPLSQNRRDRQGITLHWKDTMKAKQKAANASGPAEAAALQPLEAELASPKRSNGDSDSDSTSTELCDEPDRLSDVDSEDLTSASESYVMATDEEKISRGGGSPMPEKSLGRSSSDDKSEPASVDNSKQDLGLIEENLGDMSIAKITDQIRRLSAEDDNNSMVPQSFSARSKNSPDDSLMTVQSSMEKNRSAADLSTDFTLDTSVRKSLALDEYDYLGLRSSTINVKDEEVLVHESHKSKGPAKETEDFAGSLKDLKDPGQEATSTSVQHQGSSALAEYPTSLGTKYDQLFDQPSPVDTSYEKITTEKADSMLDTKQNDVADKTVSSDAKYGTVTATTASSDTRYDKIADKTSLLDRKYGEMTEKSILLDRKYDDIADKATSLDTKYNKTGDSTTLQAKLDQITDKAVSLDAKYDKLLEKSSLIKTEMDVVTEKTFDVLLDRKFENDSKCDEIIIKTAPPDTKYEKLAGPISLNAKSDTISNRASPLDTKFDKVAGIAMLLDTKKDEREDTKYDKISSKSTSLDSRYDKIIDGAVPSDTKYNKSSSLDAKYDGISSFDTKYDKTTEKVSLDTKYDIITEKVSLETKYDKITEKASLDTRYDKTAKEVSLDTKYDQILEKTSPLDLKFDKIPGKPVLDLGCENGERYKSTFDFSSRISLDSNTYKPAKTSPIVEQPSSVGIERNLYCKTYIGHLPISPVTVDQKLSQLTSVHGVNIITPLVTDSANTQVLEKPYFMDRIQSVQTKTYSDLKKSPQTPESNKSFSSGETMGPDTKPSSMTISPRTPVRSDSRDYLMDKSVSSSVSSDSKTLVFRSGDSDVTRDSDKTDMKRASFEKSSSLTPISTDSLRLKSETSPKLIVSSSSDSCSPGKMKSSERSFSSDLQSPISANSIKYTSNYNRHGQDNLSGSPMDLSAATSPFYPISNPNQKTPPSPYSVSRQRSGLDSTETSPEQKSSSSKESNKYLGYQSKFDSSLKSDIKDTGATRKEEYRREYNTKKEVSSDRRNGDSDVHYYQSSSSDYYRRDKDLDDGGDDPLSEKDVVPSLPLEKLDKHYLNYNYRHRDKSKMLERSSSSLESRRFVDMKSSVSSDEFNASMVKKRSSDILEDIKHLEAKASEGSSDSGILTKKSYMWEDLKSLEARRQDTFSDSASTFSKRRLEIPDISVTGEGRKSYIVHPMISIDENADSILNTVARSQNNGDSDDGRESKLGVWTKVKPRKRGDNGRRNSDRALKIIQENSVILQKILACQAKKRLPDLEEISKEISISPINEEISKIFSPILEKMGLNEHEINEELARINFKDFDNMTATSVSEFDAKINEELSRLSLIDDNEHIDHFGVDEVIAHQYSDRREALIDRKINEELSKLLLNYEDRSPASIVNLEKGSSQNISEIDGLDLSSISTNVFSYKSSNDSIDTRSDLTTQQEPTLPVEKFSQYTEKVLPYNVSKYRDDDSSPKSDIDIYRELEKLDQISSAQVLPHPILELPQKELSSIPYVPNTSPFDDVPPIRYTTKPVQYDTSPLKSTYDPYKTFEFTPKLSPKHATTNPFVAASYDQPVIDTTFEYINNKPDLSVNAYDTHLKSPMLTKEALEFRVRYEEEPSRDIGTDYMSLPSDLALTLRKSPYYSNGNTEPLTPTKYVSEERCLDPTGSSFMEYTGEPTDLRRKYEPLSPKEYSHKSAEYDRHLLPSIEATSELGSYLPTKHLDYHALSPSHQFIDQHFSAAANHYGSKLSPGFADETKRPVSHPEFPGKITIGKYTELPDRGVASSYQKSSLSLGNIGHSSKGVENNYNTLVSPKAQFSPFPVRNAPRKPNELTLKLGLYPQKSPDMGQLKRS; this is encoded by the exons TCGAAGACACGAAGATGAGATTCAGCCTGACGCCGCAGCCGGGAGAAAGTGGTTTCATACAATGGCTGGACGCGATGAAAATGGTCGCCAGGTTGCAGGGAGGCATACCACCGGAGTTTCGGAAGAAG TTATGGCTGACACTGGCGGAACGTCATCTGGAGCAGCGCGGCGTAGATTGGAAGCAGGCTGAAAAGGTCTGCTTCAACGAGTGGAGCAATCCTGACGATGAAGAGCTCGGTATACAGATCGTTAAA GATTTACACAGGACAGGCTGCAGTCTATTTTGCGGCGCAGCTGGCAGAGACAATCAAGCGGTGCTCCGTCGAGTTCTGCTTGGCTTCGCTCGATGGAACAAGTCCGTCGGCTATTGCCAAGGCCTGAACGTGCTCGCCGCCCTCGTTCTGCAAGTTATGGATCGCGCCGAGTCCGCCGCGGTGAAGGTGATGATCTACTTGATAGAAGGTGTTCTGCCCGAGGGCTATTTCGCGGACAATCTACGCGGCCTCTCCGTCGACATGGCGGTGTTTCGTGATCTCCTGAGGACCAGGCTGCCCAAGCTCTCGAAACACCTCGAGGCGCTGCAGAACGACGCGAAGGACAAGGCGACAGGTTATTCCTTTTCGAGCAA CAGTTACGAGCCACCCCTGACGAATGTGTTCACGATGCAATGGTTCCTCACCCTCTTTTGCCACTGTTTACCTCAGGAAGCTGTCCTTCGAGTCTGGGATTTGATATTCCTCGAAGGTGATGAGATTCTTCTTAGAACTGCTTTGACCATCTGGGAAGGATTATCAGA TCGTATCATGACCGTCACATCGGCCGATGAGTTTTACAGCATAATGGGCGTCCTAACTAGAGAGATGCTAGAGTTCACAGACACGAATAATCTCATCAAG AATATAGTCAGCATGGGACCTTTGCAAGGTGTAACAGGTTTAAGGGAGAAGCACAGATACAATATCACACCGTGGGCAAGAAAACtcagcgacgacgacgacagcgatACAGAAGAGGATGAAAGGTTGGCCGTGGCTGCTGCGATGTTCAGCATGGCGCAACGTCTGAAAAAAG ACATGCTTGTAGATCGTATACCTCAAACAATCGGCGCGCTACAGGCAATGGCGCCCAGCAGCGATCGAGAACGCCTCGCTTTGGACATTAGCACATTGAAGCAGCAGTATGCTAAGCTACGGGAACGTCAACGACAAGCACACATCATACTATCTG CTGCATGTGCAAGGCAGACCATGGTACCACCTCCTACTTCTCAGGCCATGAATCATCTTTTAGTGGGCAAAAATGCGCTCGTGAGCGCGAAGAATCGACCCTTGAGTCTACCTTCTGGTACTGCACAGGCGAAGACACGACCTACACCTTTAAGTCAGAATCGAAGGGACAGACAGGGCATTACATTGCATTGGAAGGACACGATGAAAGCGAAGCAGAAAGCTGCGAATGCATCAG GTCCAGCGGAGGCTGCCGCACTGCAGCCCTTGGAAGCTGAGCTAGCTTCTCCAAAGCGCAGTAACGGTGACAGCGACAGTGACAGTACGTCGACCGAACTGTGCGACGAACCAGATCGTCTCAGCGACGTTGACAGCGAAGATCTGACGTCCGCGTCCGAGTCGTACGTCATGGCAACGGACGAAGAGAAAATATCCCGAGGAGGTGGATCGCCGATGCCCGAGAAGTCGCTTGGTCGTTCATCCTCCGATGACAAAAGTGAGCCAGCCTCTGTCGACAACAGCAAACAAGACTTGGGGCTGATTGAAGAGAATTTAGGGGACATGTCGATCGCCAAGATCACagatcagattcgacgactgtCCGCAGAGGATGACAATAATTCAATGGTTCCTCAATCGTTCAGCGCGCGGAGCAAGAATTCGCCGGATGACTCGTTGATGACGGTACAATCGTCTATGGAGAAGAATCGGTCTGCGGCCGATCTTTCAACAGACTTTACTTTGGACACCAGCGTCCGAAAATCCTTAGCTCTGGACGAGTACGACTATTTAGGTTTGCGCAGCAGCACGATCAACGTGAAAGATGAAGAAGTCTTGGTGCACGAGAGCCACAAGTCGAAAGGTCCTGCGAAGGAAACGGAGGACTTCGCAGGAAGCCTGAAGGATCTGAAGGATCCAGGGCAAGAGGCAACGTCCACGAGTGTTCAGCATCAAGGTTCAAGCGCGCTCGCGGAATATCCAACGTCGCTAGGTACGAAGTACGATCAACTGTTCGATCAACCTAGCCCGGTAGACACAAGCTACGAAAAGATCACGACAGAGAAAGCGGACTCGATGTTAGATACGAAGCAGAACGACGTCGCGGATAAGACAGTTTCTTCGGATGCTAAATACGGTACAGTGACGGCGACGACTGCTTCGTCGGACACAAGGTATGATAAAATCGCAGATAAAACTAGCCTATTAGACAGAAAGTACGGTGAAATGACAGAGAAATCTATTTTGTTAGATAGAAAGTACGATGATATCGCGGACAAGGCTACTTCGTTAGACACAAAGTACAACAAAACAGGAGACTCAACCACGTTGCAAGCTAAGCTTGATCAGATCACAGACAAGGCCGTGTCTTTAGATGCAAAGTACGACAAACTGCTTGAGAAATCTTCTTTGATCAAGACGGAGATGGATGTAGTGACAGAGAAAACGTTTGACGTTTTACTAGACCGGAAATTTGAGAATGATTCGAAATgcgatgaaatcataatcaaaaCGGCTCCGCCAGACACAAAGTACGAGAAACTTGCGGGGCCGATCTCGTTAAATGCTAAAAGCGATACAATCTCGAACAGAGCCTCTCCGTTGGACACGAAATTCGATAAAGTAGCGGGAATTGCTATGTTGTTGGACACGAAGAAAGATGAGCGTGAAGACACGAAATACGATAAGATATCAAGCAAGTCTACTTCATTAGATTCGAGATATGACAAGATCATAGACGGAGCTGTTCCATCGGACACGAAATACAACAAATCTAGTTCGTTGGACGCAAAATACGACGGAATTAGCTCTTTTGACACGAAATACGATAAAACAACCGAGAAAGTATCGTTGGATACGAAGTACGATATAATCACAGAGAAGGTATCGTTGGAAACGAAGTACGATAAAATCACAGAGAAAGCATCGTTGGATACGAGATACGATAAAACAGCAAAGGAAGTATCGTTGGATACGAAATACGATCAGATCTTAGAAAAGACGTCACCCCTGGACTTGAAGTTCGACAAAATCCCAGGTAAGCCTGTTCTCGATCTGGGCTGCGAGAATGGGGAACGCTACAAATCGACCTTCGACTTCTCCAGCAGAATATCCTTGGACTCGAATACGTACAAGCCAGCAAAAACGAGTCCGATTGTCGAACAACCAAGTTCAGTCGGCATCGAAAGAAATCTATACTGCAAGACGTATATTGGGCACCTGCCGATCTCGCCAGTGACTGTAGATCAGAAGTTGAGTCAGCTGACGTCTGTACACGGAGTCAACATTATCACGCCGTTGGTTACAGACTCTGCTAACACTCAAGTATTAGAGAAGCCGTATTTCATGGATAGAATACAAAGTGTACAGACGAAAACGTATTCGGACCTGAAGAAGAGTCCCCAGACTCCGGAGAGCAACAAGTCTTTCAGTTCCGGGGAGACAATGGGTCCTGACACGAAACCCTCCAGCATGACCATCAGCCCAAGGACTCCGGTTCGGTCCGACTCGCGGGATTATCTAATGGACAAGTCGGTGTCTTCCTCCGTGAGCTCGGACTCGAAGACTTTGGTCTTTCGTTCTGGGGACTCGGACGTGACCAGAGACAGCGACAAGACCGACATGAAGAGGGCCAGCTTCGAGAAGTCGAGCTCGCTGACGCCGATCAGCACGGACTCGCTGAGGCTCAAGTCGGAGACGAGCCCGAAGCTGATCGTCAGCAGCTCCAGCGATTCGTGCAGCCCCGGTAAAATGAAGTCTTCCGAGAGGTCGTTCAGTTCGGACCTTCAATCGCCAATAAGTGCCAACTCGATCAAATATACCTCGAATTACAATAGACACGGTCAGGACAACTTGTCCGGCTCGCCGATGGACCTGAGCGCGGCTACCTCGCCGTTCTATCCGATCTCGAACCCGAACCAGAAGACTCCTCCGTCGCCTTACAGCGTCTCCAGGCAAAGGTCCGGCCTGGACAGCACAGAAACATCACCCGAGCAGAAGTCGAGCAGCTCGAAGGAGTCGAACAAGTATCTAGGCTACCAATCCAAGTTTGACTCGAGCCTCAAGTCGGACATCAAAGACACAGGAGCGACCAGAAAAGAGGAATATAGAAGAGAGTATAATACGAAAAAAGAGGTCTCGAGCGACAGGAGAAACGGGGACAGCGATGTCCACTATTACCAGTCCAGCAGCAGCGATTACTATCGAAGGGATAAAGACCTCGACGATGGCGGGGATGATCCTCTATCGGAGAAGGACGTGGTGCCGTCGTTGCCATTGGAGAAGCTGGATAAGCATtatttaaactacaattatcggCACAGAGACAAGTCGAAGATGCTGGAGAGAAGTTCCAGTAGTCTGGAAAGCAGACGATTCGTTGATATGAAGTCGTCCGTCTCCTCGGACGAGTTCAACGCCTCCATGGTGAAGAAGAGGTCCAGCGATATCTTGGAGGACATCAAACACTTGGAGGCGAAGGCGAGCGAGGGATCGTCGGACTCTGGGATACTGACGAAGAAGAGTTACATGTGGGAAGACTTGAAGAGTCTGGAGGCTAGGAGGCAGGACACTTTCTCCGACTCCGCGAGCACCTTCTCCAAACGTCGTCTGGAAATACCTGACATAAGCGTGACAGGAGAAGGAAGGAAATCCTATATTGTTCATCCGATGATCAGTATCGACGAGAACGCCGACAGTATACTGAACACTGTGGCGCGTAGTCAAAACAACGGGGACTCCGATGACGGCAGAGAGTCGAAGTTAGGCGTGTGGACGAAGGTGAAGCCTCGGAAAAGAGGCGACAATGGTCGTAGAAACAGCGACAGGGCGTTGAAGATTATTCAAGAGAATTCCGTGATACTTCAGAAGATCCTCGCGTGCCAGGCGAAGAAACGGCTGCCGGATCTTGAGGAGATATCCAAGGAGATCAGCATAAGCCCGATCAACGAGGAGATCTCGAAGATCTTCAGTCCGATATTAGAGAAGATGGGGCTGAACGAGCATGAGATCAACGAGGAACTAGCGAGGATCAACTTCAAGGACTTCGACAACATGACGGCCACCAGTGTGTCCGAGTTTGACGCGAAGATTAACGAGGAATTGTCGAGGCTGTCGCTGATCGACGACAACGAGCATATAGATCACTTCGGAGTCGACGAAGTGATCGCGCATCAGTACTCCGACAGGAGAGAGGCTTTGATCGATCGGAAGATCAACGAAGAACTATCGAAGCTGTTGTTGAACTACGAGGACCGTTCACCGGCGAGCATCGTGAACCTGGAGAAAGGATCCAGTCAGAATATCAGCGAGATCGACGGTCTTGACTTGTCCAGCATTTCCACCAATGTTTTCTCTTATAAATCCTCCAACGACTCTATAGACACCAGAAGCGATCTCACGACACAGCAAGAGCCAACGTTGCCGGTCGAGAAATTTTCACAGTACACCGAGAAAGTGTTACCGTACAACGTGTCGAAGTACAGAGACGACGATTCGTCCCCTAAAAGCGACATAGACATATACAGAGAATTAGAGAAGCTGGATCAAATCTCTTCGGCGCAGGTGCTGCCGCATCCGATCCTGGAACTTCCCCAGAAGGAATTGTCCTCCATCCCGTACGTCCCGAACACATCTCCGTTCGACGACGTCCCACCAATTAGATACACAACGAAACCGGTTCAGTACGACACGTCGCCCCTGAAATCCACCTACGATCCTTACAAAACCTTCGAGTTTACACCCAAACTGTCTCCTAAGCATGCGACGACCAACCCCTTCGTGGCTGCCTCCTACGATCAACCCGTCATCGACACCACTTTCGAATATATCAACAACAAACCAGATCTGTCCGTGAACGCTTACGACACGCATCTAAAGAGTCCGATGCTGACGAAAGAGGCGCTGGAATTTCGCGTGAGGTACGAAGAAGAGCCCTCCAGGGACATCGGCACGGACTACATGTCCCTGCCGTCAGATCTGGCGCTGACTTTGAGAAAGTCTCCGTATTACAGCAACGGGAACACCGAACCGTTGACGCCCACAAAGTACGTGTCCGAGGAGAGGTGCTTGGATCCAACCGGGTCCTCTTTCATGGAGTACACAGGTGAGCCCACGGACCTGCGTCGCAAGTACGAGCCGCTGTCCCCGAAGGAGTACTCGCACAAGAGCGCGGAGTACGACAGACACCTGCTGCCTTCGATAGAAGCAACGTCGGAGCTGGGCTCGTACTTGCCGACGAAACACCTGGACTACCATGCCCTGTCGCCGAGTCACCAGTTCATCGACCAACACTTCTCCGCCGCGGCGAACCATTACGGGTCGAAGCTGTCCCCAGGCTTCGCTGACGAGACCAAGCGACCCGTCTCGCATCCCGAATTCCCCGGCAAAATCACCATCGGCAAGTACACCGAGCTGCCCGATAGAGGAGTGGCCAGCAGCTACCAGAAGTCCTCACTGAGCCTGGGAAACATAGGGCACTCGAGCAAAGGCGTCGAGAACAATTACAACACCCTGGTCAGCCCGAAGGCGCAGTTCAGCCCGTTCCCCGTCAGGAATGCTCCCAGAAAGCCGAACGAACTAACGCTAAAGCTGGGCCTCTACCCCCAGAAGAGCCCCGACATGGGACAGCTGAAGAGGTCATAG